Proteins from a single region of Urocitellus parryii isolate mUroPar1 chromosome 4, mUroPar1.hap1, whole genome shotgun sequence:
- the Fnbp4 gene encoding formin-binding protein 4 isoform X2, whose translation MNIDYAAQRRTPAPFGCRRSQLALGLAMGKKSRAVPGRRPILQLSPPGPRSSTPGRDPEPEPDTEPDSTAAASNQPAPPAAATTSTTPAVTASAAADDSPSEDEQEVVVEVPRVAQNPPKPVMTTRPTAVKATGGLCLLGAYADSDDDESDVSEKPAQSKEANGNQSADIDSTLANFLAEIDAITAPQPAAPVGASAPPPTPPRPEPKEAATSTLSSTTSNGTDSTQTPGWQYDTQCSLAGVGIEMGDWQEVWDENTGCYYYWNTQTNEVTWELPQYLATQVQGLQHYQPSSVTGAEGSFVVNTDTYTKEKTIPVSSSKSGPGIAKREVKKEVNEGIQALSNSEEEKKGVAASLLAPLLPEGIKEEEERWRRKVICKEVEPISEVKEASTTVEEAVTTVKPQEVMLDSIEDPSQEDLCSVVQSGESEEEEEQDTLELELVLERKKAELRALEEGDGSVSGSSPRSDISQPASQDGMRRLMSKRGKWKMFVRATSPESTSRSSSKTGRETPENGENAVGAENSEKIDENSDKEIETEESSEKIKVQTTPKVEEEQDLKFQIGELANTLTSKFEFLGINRQSISNFHVLLLQTETRIADWREGALNGNYLKRKLQDAAEQLKQYEINATPKGWSCHWDRDHRRYFYVNEQSGESQWEFPDGEEEEEESQAQENRDETLPKPALKDKTGTDSNSTESSENSAGRKSPQHSWDIYLIVPYIVKLSY comes from the exons ATGAATATTGATTACGCAGCGCAGCGCCGAACGCCCGCCCCTTTCGGCTGCCGACGCTCGCAGCTCGCGCTCGGGCTCGCGATGGGGAAGAAGTCCCGGGCGGTACCCGGCCGCAGGCCCATCCTGCAGCTCTCTCCGCCAGGTCCCCGCAGCAGCACGCCGGGCCGGGATCCGGAGCCGGAACCTGACACCGAACCGGATTCGACGGCGGCGGCTTCTAACCAGCCAGCCCCGCCGGCGGCGGCAACGACGTCGACGACACCCGCGGTGACTGCCTCCGCGGCCGCGGACGACTCGCCTTCAGAAG atgaaCAGGAAGTGGTGGTGGAGGTTCCCAGAGTTGCTCAGAACCCTCCAAAACCAGTCATGACTACCAGACCCACAGCTGTTAAAGCAACAG gtggtCTATGCTTACTTGGTGCTTATGCTGACAGTGATGATGATGAGAGTGATGTTTCTGAAAAACCAGCACAATCCAAAGAAGCAAACGGAAACCAGTCAGCTGATATTGATAGTACACTGGCCAATTTCCTAGCG GAGATTGATGCCATAACAGCTCCTCAGCCTGCAGCTCCTGTGGGAGCTTCTGCTCCACCTCCAACTCCACCTCGACCAGAGCCAAAGGAAGCAGCAACATCTACCCTTTCTTCTACTACATCAAATGGAACTGACTCAACACAAACACCAGGGTGGCAATATGATACCCAGTGTTCACTAGCAGGAG tggGAATTGAGATGGGAGACTGGCAAGAAGTTTGGGATGAGAACACAGGATGCTATTATTATTGGAACACACAAACAAATGAAGTAACTTGGGAGTTACCCCAATATCTTGCCACTCAGGTTCAGGGATTACAACATTACCAGCCCAG ttctGTAACAGGTGCTGAAGGTAGTTTTGTGGTAAATACAGACACGtatacaaaggagaaaacaattCCTGTTTCCAGTAGTAAAAGTGGACCAGGCATAGCTAAACGAGAAGTTAAAAAG GAAGTAAATGAAGGAATCCAGGCTCTCTCAAATagtgaggaggaaaagaaaggggtgGCAGCCTCCCTGCTTGCTCCTTTATTGCCTGAaggaataaaagaggaagaagaaagatggagaagaaaAGTAATTTGTAAAGAAGTTGAGCCAATTTCAGAGGTGAAAGAAGCTAGTACAACAGTAGAAGAAGCGGTGACAACGGTAAAGCCACAGGAAGTTATGTTGGACAGTATAGAAGACCCTTCTCAGGAGGATCTTTGTAGTGTTGTTCAATCTGGAGAaagtgaagaagaggaggaacaaGATACCCTTGAGTTGGAGCTCGTTTTGGAACGGAAGAAA GCAGAATTACGAGCCTTGGAGGAAGGAGATGGTAGTGTGTCAGGGTCTAGTCCACGTTCTGATATCAGCCAGCCAGCATCTCAGGATGGAATGCGTAGACTTATGTCtaaaagaggaaaatggaagatGTTTGTTCGTGCTACCAGTCCAGAATCTACCAGCCGGAGTTCTAGCAAAACTGGACGAGAGACtccagaaaatggagaaaatg cagtTGGTgctgaaaattcagaaaaaatagatgaaaattcaGACAAAGAGATAGAAACGGAAGAATcctcagagaaaataaaagtacaaaccACACCTAAAGTAGAAGAAGAACAAGATTTGAAA TTTCAAATTGGAGAACTGGCAAATACCCTGACAAGTAAATTTGAATTCCTAGGCATTAATAGACAGTCCATCTCCAACTTTCACGTGCTGCTCTTACAGACTGAG ACTCGAATTGCAGACTGGCGGGAAGGGGCTCTTAATGGAAACTACCTTAAACGAAAACTTCAGGATGCAGCAGAACAACTAAAACAGTATGAAATAAACGCCACTCCTAAAGGCTGGTCCTGCCACTGGGACAG GGATCATAGACGATATTTCTATGTAAACGAACAGTCGGGCGAGTCTCAGTGGGAGTTCCCAgatggtgaggaggaggaggaagaaagccaAGCACAAGAAAATAGAGACGAGACTCTTCCTAAACCAGCCTTGAAAGACAAAACTGGCACTGATTCAAATTCTACAGAATCCTCTGAGAATTCAGCAG GGAGAAAATCCCCTCAACATTCCTGGGATATATATCTAATAGTCCCATATATTGTGAAACTTTCCTATTGA
- the Fnbp4 gene encoding formin-binding protein 4 isoform X3 — MNIDYAAQRRTPAPFGCRRSQLALGLAMGKKSRAVPGRRPILQLSPPGPRSSTPGRDPEPEPDTEPDSTAAASNQPAPPAAATTSTTPAVTASAAADDSPSEDEQEVVVEVPRVAQNPPKPVMTTRPTAVKATGGLCLLGAYADSDDDESDVSEKPAQSKEANGNQSADIDSTLANFLAEIDAITAPQPAAPVGASAPPPTPPRPEPKEAATSTLSSTTSNGTDSTQTPGWQYDTQCSLAGVGIEMGDWQEVWDENTGCYYYWNTQTNEVTWELPQYLATQVQGLQHYQPSSVTGAEGSFVVNTDTYTKEKTIPVSSSKSGPGIAKREVKKEVNEGIQALSNSEEEKKGVAASLLAPLLPEGIKEEEERWRRKVICKEVEPISEVKEASTTVEEAVTTVKPQEVMLDSIEDPSQEDLCSVVQSGESEEEEEQDTLELELVLERKKAELRALEEGDGSVSGSSPRSDISQPASQDGMRRLMSKRGKWKMFVRATSPESTSRSSSKTGRETPENGENAVGAENSEKIDENSDKEIETEESSEKIKVQTTPKVEEEQDLKFQIGELANTLTSKFEFLGINRQSISNFHVLLLQTETRIADWREGALNGNYLKRKLQDAAEQLKQYEINATPKGWSCHWDRTSGSNYS, encoded by the exons ATGAATATTGATTACGCAGCGCAGCGCCGAACGCCCGCCCCTTTCGGCTGCCGACGCTCGCAGCTCGCGCTCGGGCTCGCGATGGGGAAGAAGTCCCGGGCGGTACCCGGCCGCAGGCCCATCCTGCAGCTCTCTCCGCCAGGTCCCCGCAGCAGCACGCCGGGCCGGGATCCGGAGCCGGAACCTGACACCGAACCGGATTCGACGGCGGCGGCTTCTAACCAGCCAGCCCCGCCGGCGGCGGCAACGACGTCGACGACACCCGCGGTGACTGCCTCCGCGGCCGCGGACGACTCGCCTTCAGAAG atgaaCAGGAAGTGGTGGTGGAGGTTCCCAGAGTTGCTCAGAACCCTCCAAAACCAGTCATGACTACCAGACCCACAGCTGTTAAAGCAACAG gtggtCTATGCTTACTTGGTGCTTATGCTGACAGTGATGATGATGAGAGTGATGTTTCTGAAAAACCAGCACAATCCAAAGAAGCAAACGGAAACCAGTCAGCTGATATTGATAGTACACTGGCCAATTTCCTAGCG GAGATTGATGCCATAACAGCTCCTCAGCCTGCAGCTCCTGTGGGAGCTTCTGCTCCACCTCCAACTCCACCTCGACCAGAGCCAAAGGAAGCAGCAACATCTACCCTTTCTTCTACTACATCAAATGGAACTGACTCAACACAAACACCAGGGTGGCAATATGATACCCAGTGTTCACTAGCAGGAG tggGAATTGAGATGGGAGACTGGCAAGAAGTTTGGGATGAGAACACAGGATGCTATTATTATTGGAACACACAAACAAATGAAGTAACTTGGGAGTTACCCCAATATCTTGCCACTCAGGTTCAGGGATTACAACATTACCAGCCCAG ttctGTAACAGGTGCTGAAGGTAGTTTTGTGGTAAATACAGACACGtatacaaaggagaaaacaattCCTGTTTCCAGTAGTAAAAGTGGACCAGGCATAGCTAAACGAGAAGTTAAAAAG GAAGTAAATGAAGGAATCCAGGCTCTCTCAAATagtgaggaggaaaagaaaggggtgGCAGCCTCCCTGCTTGCTCCTTTATTGCCTGAaggaataaaagaggaagaagaaagatggagaagaaaAGTAATTTGTAAAGAAGTTGAGCCAATTTCAGAGGTGAAAGAAGCTAGTACAACAGTAGAAGAAGCGGTGACAACGGTAAAGCCACAGGAAGTTATGTTGGACAGTATAGAAGACCCTTCTCAGGAGGATCTTTGTAGTGTTGTTCAATCTGGAGAaagtgaagaagaggaggaacaaGATACCCTTGAGTTGGAGCTCGTTTTGGAACGGAAGAAA GCAGAATTACGAGCCTTGGAGGAAGGAGATGGTAGTGTGTCAGGGTCTAGTCCACGTTCTGATATCAGCCAGCCAGCATCTCAGGATGGAATGCGTAGACTTATGTCtaaaagaggaaaatggaagatGTTTGTTCGTGCTACCAGTCCAGAATCTACCAGCCGGAGTTCTAGCAAAACTGGACGAGAGACtccagaaaatggagaaaatg cagtTGGTgctgaaaattcagaaaaaatagatgaaaattcaGACAAAGAGATAGAAACGGAAGAATcctcagagaaaataaaagtacaaaccACACCTAAAGTAGAAGAAGAACAAGATTTGAAA TTTCAAATTGGAGAACTGGCAAATACCCTGACAAGTAAATTTGAATTCCTAGGCATTAATAGACAGTCCATCTCCAACTTTCACGTGCTGCTCTTACAGACTGAG ACTCGAATTGCAGACTGGCGGGAAGGGGCTCTTAATGGAAACTACCTTAAACGAAAACTTCAGGATGCAGCAGAACAACTAAAACAGTATGAAATAAACGCCACTCCTAAAGGCTGGTCCTGCCACTGGGACAG GACCTCTGGAAGCAACTACTCCTGA